Proteins encoded in a region of the Pelobates fuscus isolate aPelFus1 chromosome 11, aPelFus1.pri, whole genome shotgun sequence genome:
- the LOC134577588 gene encoding uncharacterized protein LOC134577588, with the protein MAQRGEGAFVLHGRKAALREKPYEFLSNTQKTTSSHNLSFQGPANHRRPHASNRGQSFHGETNVLGRTLSQYTKENPSIDDLEDNLRKLKVQVDSLASSLNVDYEKEPMSNESTDSHIPQWPTHMNGTMYTKYERTTKTAPDYELFIKSRHLENSTENYSTMQNSGLPIFSRSSLYRPPGILTSTTSSTDSSSPSVNPLDTTYGESYPVKLGAPHVIGVKSLLPPKIPVRSRSPNRTRDSIVRGRSQSLDRSHSFSPASKKTRWLRSRSQSPKPIWRPNSAKANACSQQPPRLRSSGKTSSSNRQSRSRSYRPGALVTRSFTPPRKTRSSLSYSWSPYSIPSAAITAPSVEEISERFLKTLTERDAGVSLVETSPYQQELARLRLERLRVEEDLLLEIKRQQELERTRGPKPKWYEMKNSQFHYEARKNNELLKSSNDYQAIYDYRQDLTTASRDFQENLKITHLEPA; encoded by the exons ATGGCTCAGAGAGGAGAAGGAGCGTTTGTTCTGCACGGCAGGAAAGCTGCTCTCAG AGAGAAGCCATATGAATTTCTGAGTAATACTCAGAAAACCACAAGTAGCCACAATCTTAGTTTCCAGGGGCCTGCCAACCACCGCAGACCTCACGCAAGCAACAGAGGACAATCATTTCACGGTGAAACAAATG TCCTAGGCCGCACATTGTCACAATACACCAAAGAAAATCCAAGCATTGATGACCTAGAAGATAATTTAAGAAAACTCAAAGTCCAAGTGGATAGTTTGGCCTCGAGTCTTAATGTGGACTATGAGAAAGAACCAATGTCTAATGAATCTACAGATTCACACATACCTCAGTGGCCAACACATATGAATGGaacaatgtatacaaaatatGAAAGAACAACAAAGACCGCACCCGACTATGAATTGTTTATAAAGTCAAGGCATTTAGAGAACTCTACTGAAAATTATTCTACAATGCAGAACTCGGGGTTACCCATATTTTCAAGGTCATCCCTTTATCGTCCACCTGGAATTCTGACTAGCACAACCTCAAGTACAGATTCCAGCTCTCCTTCAGTAAACCCACTAGATACTACATATGGTGAATCCTATCCTGTTAAGCTTGGAGCACCTCATGTGATTGGAGTCAAATCTTTATTGCCTCCCAAAATCCCTGTACGTTCTAGATCTCCAAACAGAACAAGGGATTCCATAGTGAGAGGGAGATCTCAATCCCTTGACCGTTCTCATTCGTTTTCTCCTGCTTCAAAGAAAACCCGTTGGTTAAGGTCTCGTTCACAATCACCAAAGCCCATATGGAGGCCAAACTCCGCAAAAGCTAATGCTTGTAGCCAACAACCACCAAGACTTCGATCCAGTGGCAAGACATCTTCCTCCAACCGGCAATCACGGTCACGGTCTTACAGACCTGGTGCTTTAGTCACAAGGTCCTTCACACCGCCAAGAAAGACAAGAAGCAGCCTCAGTTACTCATGGAGTCCCTACAGCATACCTTCAGCTGCAATAACAGCACCAAGTGTCGAGGAGATTAGTGAAAG ATTCTTGAAGACATTGACAGAAAGAGATGCTGGAGTGTCTTTGGTAGAAACATCTCCCTACCAGCAGGAATTGGCACGACTCAGACTGGAGCGACTTCGGGTGGAAGAGGACTTACTATTGGAAATTAAAAGACAACAAGAATTGGAAAGAACCAGAGGGCCTAAACCTAAATG gtatgaGATGAAAAACTCTCAATTCCATTATGAAGCTCGTAAAAACAATGAATTGCTGAAGAGCAGCAATGATTATCAGGCAATCTATGATTATCGTCAAGATTTGACTACAGCATCGAGGGACTTTCAGGAAAACCTCAAGATCACCCATTTGGAGCCAGCATAA